The Paraburkholderia acidisoli genome contains a region encoding:
- a CDS encoding RcnB family protein, translated as MKKRFVLLAALALPAMLSAPAFAQQPPPRPGPNEYRGGPPPDRPPPPDMPPPAWHKGDRLPTEYRDRQYVIDDWRQYHLKPPPRGYHWVGAGGQYYLVRNSGWVVERVGP; from the coding sequence ATGAAGAAACGCTTCGTGCTTCTCGCCGCGCTCGCCTTGCCCGCGATGCTCTCGGCGCCCGCCTTCGCGCAACAGCCGCCGCCGCGTCCCGGACCGAACGAGTATCGCGGCGGTCCGCCGCCGGATCGTCCGCCGCCGCCCGACATGCCACCGCCCGCTTGGCACAAGGGCGACCGCTTGCCCACCGAATATCGCGACCGCCAGTATGTGATCGACGACTGGCGCCAGTACCACCTCAAGCCGCCGCCGCGCGGCTATCACTGGGTCGGCGCGGGTGGCCAGTACTATCTGGTGCGCAATTCGGGCTGGGTGGTCGAGCGCGTCGGGCCGTAG
- a CDS encoding universal stress protein yields MASYKKILLCYDGSREGRKALRCGADLALDLQAETHLLSVVDMRSTIAQSAGLLTDVACGRFEETARDILQEGVEWLTERGVRAQGHFAFGHPIDEIANLANELNADLVVVGHRCRTGLSRWWMGAGNTPLLDRVSCSILVACSSAAEDKQQQAAA; encoded by the coding sequence ATGGCGAGCTACAAGAAAATTCTGCTCTGTTACGACGGCTCGCGCGAAGGCCGCAAGGCGCTGCGTTGTGGCGCCGATCTCGCGCTTGATCTGCAAGCGGAAACGCACTTGCTTTCGGTGGTGGACATGCGTTCGACCATCGCGCAAAGCGCCGGGCTGCTGACCGACGTGGCGTGCGGGCGCTTCGAGGAAACGGCGCGGGACATTCTGCAGGAAGGCGTGGAGTGGCTCACCGAACGCGGCGTGCGCGCGCAGGGGCATTTCGCGTTCGGCCATCCGATTGACGAGATCGCCAATCTCGCCAACGAGTTGAACGCGGATCTCGTGGTGGTGGGGCACCGTTGCCGCACCGGGCTGTCGCGCTGGTGGATGGGCGCGGGCAATACGCCGCTGCTCGATCGCGTGTCCTGCTCGATTCTGGTGGCGTGTTCCTCGGCCGCCGAAGACAAGCAGCAGCAAGCCGCTGCTTGA
- a CDS encoding DUF2939 domain-containing protein translates to MTESRTNPPNWKKPVAITVAVIAVVAVIGYGYASPYIAANRMKAAADARDAATLNEYVDYPALRMSLKQQVGDMLQQRIHAQHSSNPLLLFGAVIGAALIGPLVDAYATPDGVAALLNGMPPTGKPGEHPAPPPPQAPNELGESGAPPAPPVPASATPPAPPQAAQTPPAAGSRPVTAARYRSLNEFALTWDRGTTGEHYAAILQRHGLFSWKLAAVELNEGNTANTP, encoded by the coding sequence ATGACGGAATCCCGCACGAACCCGCCCAACTGGAAGAAGCCCGTTGCGATCACCGTTGCCGTGATCGCCGTGGTCGCGGTAATCGGCTATGGCTATGCTTCGCCGTATATCGCCGCGAATCGCATGAAAGCGGCTGCCGACGCACGCGACGCCGCCACGCTCAACGAATACGTCGACTACCCGGCGTTGCGCATGAGCTTGAAGCAGCAAGTGGGCGACATGTTGCAGCAGCGCATTCACGCGCAGCACAGCAGTAATCCGCTACTGTTGTTCGGCGCGGTAATTGGCGCGGCACTGATCGGGCCGCTAGTGGACGCCTATGCCACGCCCGATGGCGTGGCGGCCCTGCTCAACGGCATGCCGCCCACGGGCAAGCCCGGCGAACATCCCGCGCCCCCGCCACCGCAAGCGCCGAACGAGTTGGGCGAATCGGGTGCGCCACCCGCGCCGCCAGTGCCCGCGTCCGCCACACCGCCCGCGCCGCCGCAAGCAGCACAAACGCCACCCGCGGCCGGATCACGTCCGGTCACGGCGGCGCGCTATCGCAGCCTCAATGAATTCGCGCTCACGTGGGACCGCGGCACGACGGGCGAGCACTATGCCGCCATTCTGCAGCGTCATGGGCTCTTTTCCTGGAAGCTCGCGGCGGTCGAGCTGAACGAAGGGAATACGGCGAATACGCCGTAA
- the cysT gene encoding sulfate ABC transporter permease subunit CysT — protein MTTFRLRKPSALPGFGLTLGITVAYLSLVVLIPLASTFLKTATLDWSQFVRAVWSPRVIASYRLTFFSAFGGALINAVFGFLLAWVLVRYTFPFKRIVDALVDLPFALPTSVAGISLAAVYAGNGWIGQYLQPLGLKIAFTPLGVLVALTFIGLPFVVRTVQPVLEEFEREQEEAAACLGASRWLVFRRVILPAALPALLTGFALAFARALGEYGSVIFIAGNVPMKSEITSLLIITKLEQYDYAGATALAVVMLCVSFVMLLIINTLQWYLQRRTSRGITGAGAPHAAATTASGAALGGGAQ, from the coding sequence ATGACGACGTTTCGATTACGCAAGCCCAGTGCGCTGCCGGGATTCGGCTTGACGCTCGGCATCACCGTGGCTTATTTGAGCCTCGTGGTGCTGATTCCGCTGGCCTCCACCTTCCTCAAGACGGCCACGCTCGACTGGAGCCAGTTCGTGCGCGCGGTGTGGTCGCCGCGCGTGATCGCGTCGTACCGGCTCACCTTCTTCTCCGCGTTCGGCGGCGCGCTCATCAACGCGGTGTTCGGCTTTCTGCTCGCGTGGGTGCTGGTGCGCTACACGTTCCCGTTCAAGCGCATCGTGGATGCGCTCGTCGATCTGCCGTTCGCGTTGCCCACGTCCGTGGCCGGTATCTCGCTCGCGGCCGTGTATGCGGGCAACGGCTGGATCGGCCAGTATCTGCAGCCGCTCGGGCTGAAGATCGCGTTCACGCCGCTCGGCGTGCTCGTGGCGCTCACGTTCATTGGCCTGCCGTTCGTCGTGCGCACGGTGCAGCCGGTGCTCGAAGAGTTCGAGCGCGAGCAGGAAGAAGCGGCCGCGTGTCTCGGCGCCTCGCGCTGGCTCGTGTTTCGCCGCGTGATCCTGCCCGCCGCGCTGCCCGCACTGCTCACGGGTTTCGCGCTCGCGTTCGCGCGCGCGCTGGGCGAATACGGCTCGGTGATCTTCATTGCCGGCAACGTGCCGATGAAGTCGGAAATCACCTCGCTGCTCATCATCACCAAGCTCGAACAATACGACTACGCAGGCGCGACGGCGCTGGCCGTGGTCATGCTCTGCGTGTCGTTCGTCATGCTCCTCATCATCAACACGCTGCAGTGGTATCTGCAACGCCGCACGAGCCGCGGCATCACGGGCGCGGGCGCGCCGCACGCCGCCGCCACGACCGCGAGCGGCGCGGCACTCGGCGGAGGTGCGCAATGA
- a CDS encoding permease, with protein MTSARPAPSPPSYGWAIFILLAVAGLFYVKWFPYYHRAFTAESTHSIGKSILTGGAAAAPAPSLTAALDYALAYGKAIWQAMVLGLLLGSAVQALLPVQWVARVLGRRGFGSVAAGGLLAVPGMMCTCCAAPVVVGLRARNASAGGAIAFWLGNSVLNPATLVFMGFVLGWQWSALRLALGVLMVFGLGWLANRLITPEESRAADDRLAQLAQAQAEGGNVFARWLRIFARMAVRLVPEYIVLVLLLGAARAWLFPHIGPDVTSSIGWIVAFAVAGMLFVIPTAGEVPIIQAMLALGMGVGPAGALLMTLPPVSVPSFAMLAGSFRPRVLALVGTVVVLFGIVAGLAAVAFGF; from the coding sequence ATGACGAGCGCACGTCCCGCGCCATCGCCGCCCTCGTATGGCTGGGCCATCTTCATCCTGCTGGCGGTGGCCGGCCTCTTCTACGTGAAGTGGTTTCCGTACTATCACCGTGCGTTCACGGCCGAGTCGACCCATTCCATCGGCAAGTCGATCCTGACGGGCGGCGCGGCCGCCGCGCCCGCGCCCTCGCTCACGGCGGCGCTCGATTACGCGCTCGCCTACGGCAAGGCGATCTGGCAGGCGATGGTGCTCGGCCTGCTGCTCGGTTCCGCCGTGCAGGCGCTCCTGCCCGTGCAATGGGTCGCGCGCGTGCTCGGCCGGCGCGGCTTTGGCAGCGTGGCCGCGGGCGGCTTGCTGGCCGTGCCCGGCATGATGTGCACGTGTTGCGCGGCGCCCGTGGTCGTGGGCCTGCGTGCACGCAATGCCTCGGCGGGCGGCGCGATCGCGTTCTGGCTCGGCAACTCGGTGCTCAATCCCGCCACGCTGGTGTTCATGGGCTTCGTGCTCGGCTGGCAGTGGAGCGCGCTGCGTCTCGCGCTGGGCGTGCTGATGGTGTTCGGCCTCGGCTGGCTCGCCAACCGGCTCATCACGCCGGAGGAAAGCCGGGCCGCCGACGACCGCCTCGCCCAACTCGCGCAAGCGCAGGCCGAGGGCGGTAACGTGTTCGCGCGCTGGCTGCGCATTTTCGCGCGCATGGCCGTGCGGCTCGTGCCGGAGTACATCGTGCTCGTGCTGCTGCTGGGCGCGGCGCGCGCGTGGCTCTTTCCGCACATTGGGCCCGACGTCACGAGCAGCATCGGCTGGATCGTGGCGTTCGCCGTGGCCGGTATGCTGTTCGTGATTCCCACGGCCGGCGAAGTGCCCATCATCCAGGCGATGCTTGCGCTCGGCATGGGCGTGGGGCCGGCCGGCGCCTTGCTGATGACGCTGCCGCCCGTGAGCGTGCCGTCGTTCGCAATGCTGGCGGGGTCGTTCCGGCCGCGCGTGCTCGCGCTCGTCGGCACGGTCGTCGTGCTGTTCGGCATCGTCGCGGGGCTCGCGGCGGTCGCGTTCGGCTTCTAG
- a CDS encoding sulfate ABC transporter substrate-binding protein, with protein MGTNSGKAGRASWLKSLAAKLVIGVAPLVGVAAMAPVAAHADTALLNVSYDPTREFYQDINEAFIKQWKAKTGETLTIKQSHGGSGAQARSVLDGLQADVVTLALAWDIDALANKGLVAKDWQKRLPDNASPYTSTIVFLVRKGNPKHIKDWDDLTKPGVSIVTPNPKTSGGARWNYLAAWAYALHQPGGNEQKAKEFVTKLYKNAGVLDSGARGATTSFVQRDIGDVLIAWENEAFLSIKEFGPDKFEIVVPSVSILAEPPVAVVDKVVDKKGTRKVSEAYLQFLYSEEGQEIAAKNFYRPRSSKVPAALTAKFPKLKLYTVDDTFGGWTNAQKTHFADGGVFDSIYQPQ; from the coding sequence ATGGGCACCAATTCGGGGAAAGCGGGGCGCGCGAGCTGGCTGAAGTCGCTGGCGGCGAAACTGGTCATCGGCGTGGCGCCGCTGGTGGGCGTGGCGGCGATGGCGCCGGTGGCGGCGCACGCCGACACCGCGCTGCTCAACGTGTCGTACGACCCGACGCGCGAGTTCTATCAGGACATCAACGAGGCCTTTATCAAGCAGTGGAAGGCGAAGACCGGCGAAACGCTCACCATCAAGCAGTCGCACGGCGGTTCGGGCGCCCAGGCGCGCTCGGTGCTCGACGGCCTGCAGGCCGACGTCGTGACGCTCGCGCTGGCATGGGACATCGACGCGCTCGCCAACAAGGGTCTCGTCGCGAAGGACTGGCAAAAGCGCCTGCCCGACAACGCCTCGCCGTACACCTCGACCATCGTGTTTCTCGTGCGCAAGGGCAATCCGAAGCACATCAAGGACTGGGACGATCTGACAAAGCCGGGCGTCTCGATCGTCACGCCGAATCCGAAGACCTCGGGCGGCGCGCGCTGGAACTATCTCGCGGCGTGGGCCTACGCGCTGCATCAGCCGGGCGGCAACGAGCAGAAGGCCAAGGAGTTCGTGACGAAGCTCTACAAGAATGCAGGCGTGCTCGATTCGGGCGCGCGCGGCGCGACTACGAGCTTCGTGCAGCGCGATATCGGCGACGTGCTGATCGCCTGGGAAAACGAGGCGTTCCTCTCGATCAAGGAATTCGGTCCGGACAAGTTCGAGATCGTGGTGCCTTCGGTGAGCATTCTGGCGGAGCCGCCGGTTGCCGTGGTGGACAAGGTCGTCGACAAGAAGGGCACGCGCAAGGTCTCGGAAGCGTATCTGCAGTTCCTCTATAGCGAAGAAGGCCAGGAGATCGCCGCGAAGAACTTCTACCGTCCGCGTTCGAGCAAGGTGCCGGCCGCGCTCACGGCGAAGTTCCCGAAGCTCAAGCTGTACACGGTGGACGACACGTTCGGCGGCTGGACCAACGCGCAGAAGACGCATTTCGCGGATGGCGGTGTGTTCGACTCCATCTATCAGCCGCAATAA
- the lexA gene encoding transcriptional repressor LexA produces the protein MTKLTARQQQVFDLIRRAIERTGFPPTRAEIAAELGFSSANSAEEHLRALARKGVIELAAGASRGIRLVPQADDLPHQFTLPHPSIMQLALPLVGRVAAGSPILAQEHISQNYMCDPALFSSRPDYLLKVRGLSMRDAGILDGDLLAVQKKAEAKDGQIIVARLGDDVTVKRLKRRPNGLELIAENPDYDNIFVQAGSAEFALEGIAVGLIRPTEF, from the coding sequence ATGACCAAACTCACCGCACGACAACAGCAGGTTTTCGATCTGATCCGCCGGGCGATCGAGCGCACGGGCTTCCCGCCCACGCGCGCCGAGATCGCCGCGGAACTGGGCTTCAGCTCGGCCAATTCGGCCGAGGAACATCTGCGCGCCCTCGCGCGCAAAGGCGTGATCGAACTGGCGGCAGGCGCTTCGCGCGGCATCCGCCTCGTGCCCCAGGCCGACGACCTGCCGCATCAATTCACGCTGCCGCACCCGAGCATCATGCAACTGGCGCTGCCGCTGGTCGGGCGCGTGGCGGCGGGTAGCCCGATCCTCGCGCAGGAGCACATCTCGCAGAACTACATGTGCGACCCGGCGCTCTTTTCGAGCCGCCCCGACTACCTGCTGAAGGTGCGCGGCCTGTCCATGCGCGACGCCGGCATTCTCGACGGCGACCTGCTGGCCGTGCAGAAGAAGGCCGAAGCCAAAGACGGCCAGATCATCGTGGCCCGTCTGGGCGACGACGTCACGGTGAAGCGCCTCAAGCGCCGTCCGAACGGCCTCGAGCTGATCGCCGAAAACCCCGACTACGACAATATTTTTGTCCAGGCCGGCAGCGCGGAATTCGCGCTCGAAGGCATCGCAGTCGGTCTGATTCGCCCTACCGAATTCTGA
- the cysW gene encoding sulfate ABC transporter permease subunit CysW yields the protein MSPSAQRNAGRSSAGRPNPVTEAAWVRWFLTGIALAFLALFLVVPLVAVFWQALSKGIGFYFESLADPDALSAIKLTLITAAIAVPLNLVFGLVASWTIAKFEFRGKALLTTLIDLPFSVSPVISGLIYVLMFGAQGWIGPWLEDHNVQIIFAVPGIVLATIFVTFPFVARELIPLMQAQGSDEEEAAHVLGASGWQMFRRVTLPNIRWGLLYGVILCNARAMGEFGAVSVVSGHIRGQTDTMPLHVEILYNEYNFAAAFAVASLLALLALVTLGLKLLAERHMSNEVRDADAVPAHLGPPSAQTAQAASAAQAQTGSRQGVARQSSLQ from the coding sequence ATGAGCCCGTCCGCACAACGCAACGCCGGCCGCTCCTCCGCCGGGCGCCCGAACCCCGTCACGGAAGCCGCGTGGGTGCGCTGGTTCCTGACCGGCATCGCGCTCGCGTTTCTCGCGCTGTTTCTGGTGGTGCCGCTCGTGGCCGTGTTCTGGCAGGCGTTGAGCAAGGGCATCGGTTTCTATTTCGAATCGCTCGCCGACCCCGACGCGCTTTCGGCCATCAAGCTCACGCTGATCACGGCGGCGATCGCGGTGCCGCTCAATCTCGTGTTCGGTCTCGTCGCCTCGTGGACGATCGCCAAATTCGAGTTTCGCGGCAAGGCGCTGCTGACCACGCTGATCGACCTGCCGTTCTCGGTCTCGCCGGTGATTTCGGGCCTCATCTACGTGCTGATGTTCGGCGCGCAGGGCTGGATCGGACCGTGGCTCGAAGACCATAACGTGCAGATCATCTTCGCGGTGCCCGGCATCGTGCTCGCGACCATTTTCGTGACGTTCCCGTTCGTCGCGCGCGAACTGATTCCGCTGATGCAGGCGCAAGGCAGCGACGAGGAAGAAGCCGCGCACGTGCTGGGCGCCTCGGGCTGGCAGATGTTCAGGCGCGTGACGCTGCCCAACATCCGCTGGGGCTTGCTGTACGGCGTGATTCTCTGCAACGCGCGCGCGATGGGCGAGTTCGGCGCGGTGTCGGTGGTTTCGGGCCACATTCGCGGCCAGACCGACACGATGCCGCTGCACGTCGAAATCCTCTACAACGAATACAACTTCGCGGCCGCGTTCGCCGTGGCCTCGCTGCTCGCGCTGCTCGCGCTCGTGACGCTCGGCCTGAAGCTGCTCGCGGAACGGCACATGTCGAACGAGGTGCGCGACGCCGACGCGGTGCCCGCGCATCTCGGTCCGCCATCGGCGCAAACCGCGCAGGCCGCGTCGGCGGCACAGGCACAAACCGGTTCGCGACAAGGCGTGGCACGCCAATCGTCGCTGCAATGA
- a CDS encoding NADP(H)-dependent aldo-keto reductase has protein sequence MEYRTLGDTDVKVSLIGLGTMTWGEQNTEQQAHEQIDYALDQGVTLIDVAEMYPVPPRPETQGLTERYIGTWLAQHRAARDRIVLATKIAGPARQPHNPQHIRGPQNQFDRKNLTEAIDGSLKRLQTDYVDLYQLHWPDRSTMTFGRSAYPYLDDAYTVPIEETLSVLAEFVKAGKVRHIGVSNETPWGVAQFLRAAEKLGLPRIVSIQNPYSLLNRTFEGGLSEFSHRDGVGLLAYSPLAFGWLSGKYEGGARPEGARITQFERFKRYSKPEAVAATSRYVALAKEHGLTPAQFALAFINSRPFVTSNLIGATSLAQLKENIGSVDVTLSPEALAQIDALHEQQPNPAP, from the coding sequence ATGGAATACCGCACACTCGGCGATACCGATGTCAAAGTGAGCCTGATCGGGCTCGGCACGATGACGTGGGGCGAGCAGAACACGGAGCAGCAAGCGCACGAACAGATCGATTACGCGCTCGACCAGGGCGTGACGCTGATCGACGTCGCGGAGATGTATCCGGTGCCGCCGCGCCCCGAAACCCAGGGTCTCACCGAGCGCTATATCGGGACCTGGCTCGCGCAGCATCGCGCCGCGCGCGATCGCATCGTGCTTGCGACCAAGATCGCCGGTCCGGCGCGCCAGCCGCATAATCCGCAGCACATTCGCGGTCCGCAAAACCAGTTCGATCGCAAGAACCTGACCGAAGCCATCGACGGCAGTCTCAAGCGCCTGCAGACCGATTACGTCGATCTGTATCAACTGCACTGGCCCGACCGCAGCACCATGACGTTCGGGCGCAGCGCCTATCCCTATCTCGACGACGCCTACACGGTGCCGATCGAGGAAACGCTCAGCGTGCTCGCCGAATTCGTGAAGGCGGGCAAGGTGCGCCATATCGGCGTGTCGAACGAGACGCCGTGGGGCGTGGCGCAATTCCTGCGCGCCGCGGAAAAGCTCGGGCTGCCGCGCATCGTCAGCATCCAGAATCCGTATAGCCTGCTCAATCGCACGTTCGAGGGCGGCCTTTCGGAGTTCTCGCACCGCGACGGCGTGGGCCTGCTCGCGTATTCGCCGCTCGCGTTCGGCTGGCTCTCGGGCAAGTACGAGGGCGGGGCGCGTCCGGAAGGCGCGCGCATCACGCAGTTCGAGCGCTTCAAGCGCTACAGCAAGCCCGAAGCCGTGGCCGCCACCTCGCGCTATGTGGCGCTCGCGAAGGAGCACGGCCTGACGCCCGCGCAGTTCGCGCTCGCCTTCATCAACAGCCGCCCGTTCGTGACGAGCAACCTGATCGGTGCGACCTCGCTCGCGCAGCTCAAGGAGAACATCGGCAGTGTCGACGTAACGCTCTCGCCCGAAGCGCTCGCGCAAATCGACGCGCTCCACGAGCAGCAGCCGAACCCGGCGCCCTGA
- a CDS encoding ABC transporter permease, with amino-acid sequence MQTRTHDVSRPTAHATAREPRAALPSNASNWIAVWRRNYLVWRKLAIASMFGNLADPMIYLFGLGFGLGLMVGHVDGVSYIAFLAAGTVSSSVMMSASFESMYSGFSRMHVQRTWEAIMHTPLSLGDVVLGEVVWAASKSVLSGAAIMIVAGLLGYASFPSMLLALPVIVLAGLAFASCAMIVTALAPSYDFFMFYQTLVLTPMLLLSGVFFPITQLPAAAQHITLMLPLAHAVALIRPAMLDRPVDAPVLHLIVLALYVIVPFAIATVLFRRRMMR; translated from the coding sequence ATGCAAACGCGCACCCACGACGTCTCTCGCCCCACCGCCCACGCGACCGCCCGCGAACCGCGCGCCGCGCTGCCTTCGAACGCCAGCAACTGGATCGCCGTCTGGCGGCGCAATTATCTGGTCTGGCGCAAGCTCGCGATCGCGTCCATGTTCGGCAATCTCGCCGATCCGATGATCTATCTGTTCGGGCTGGGTTTCGGGCTCGGCCTGATGGTGGGCCATGTGGACGGCGTGTCCTACATCGCCTTTCTCGCCGCGGGCACGGTGTCGTCGTCGGTGATGATGTCGGCGAGCTTCGAGTCGATGTACTCGGGCTTTTCACGCATGCACGTGCAGCGCACGTGGGAAGCGATCATGCACACGCCGCTGTCGCTGGGCGACGTCGTACTCGGCGAGGTGGTGTGGGCCGCCAGCAAATCGGTGCTCTCGGGCGCGGCCATCATGATCGTGGCGGGGTTGCTCGGCTACGCGAGCTTTCCGTCGATGCTGCTCGCGCTGCCCGTGATCGTGCTCGCGGGCCTCGCCTTCGCGAGTTGCGCGATGATCGTCACCGCGCTCGCGCCGTCGTACGACTTCTTCATGTTCTATCAGACGCTCGTGCTCACGCCGATGCTGCTGCTTTCGGGCGTGTTCTTCCCCATCACGCAACTGCCCGCCGCCGCGCAGCACATCACGCTGATGCTGCCGCTCGCGCACGCGGTCGCGCTGATTCGCCCCGCGATGCTCGATCGCCCCGTCGATGCGCCCGTCCTTCACCTGATCGTGCTGGCGCTCTACGTGATCGTGCCGTTCGCGATCGCCACGGTGCTGTTCCGCCGCCGCATGATGCGTTGA
- the nodI gene encoding nodulation factor ABC transporter ATP-binding protein NodI: MSAAAIEFEQVIKHYGDRAVVNGLSFDVVPGECFGLLGPNGAGKTTTLRMLLGIVAPDAGRISLCGEPVPARARHARARVGVVPQFDNLDPDFTVRENLLVFGRYFGLSARETRDLVAPLLEFARLESKADARVGELSGGMRRRLTLARALVNDPDVLVMDEPTTGLDPQARHLIWERLRSLLARGKTILLTTHFMEEAERLCNRVCVIEEGRKIAEGAPKALIESEIGCDVIEVYGPEPAVLRDELAPDAKHTEISGETLFCYVDDPAPIHARLRHRSDLRYLHRPANLEDVFLRLTGREMQD, from the coding sequence ATGTCCGCAGCCGCCATCGAATTCGAGCAGGTCATCAAACACTACGGGGACCGCGCCGTCGTCAACGGTCTCTCGTTCGATGTCGTACCGGGCGAATGCTTCGGCTTGCTCGGCCCGAACGGCGCGGGCAAGACCACGACGCTGCGCATGCTGCTCGGTATCGTCGCACCCGACGCGGGACGCATCAGCCTGTGCGGCGAGCCGGTGCCGGCGCGGGCGCGTCATGCGCGGGCGCGCGTGGGCGTGGTGCCGCAGTTCGACAATCTCGACCCCGACTTCACGGTCCGCGAAAACCTGCTCGTGTTCGGCCGTTACTTCGGTTTGTCGGCGCGGGAGACGCGCGATCTCGTCGCGCCGCTGCTCGAATTCGCGCGCCTCGAAAGCAAGGCCGACGCGCGCGTGGGCGAGCTGTCCGGCGGCATGCGCCGGCGGCTCACGCTCGCGCGCGCGCTCGTCAACGACCCCGACGTGCTCGTGATGGACGAACCGACCACGGGCCTCGACCCGCAGGCGCGCCATCTGATCTGGGAGCGGCTGCGCTCGCTGCTCGCGCGCGGCAAGACCATCCTGCTCACCACGCACTTCATGGAAGAAGCCGAGCGCCTGTGCAATCGCGTGTGCGTGATCGAAGAAGGCCGCAAGATCGCCGAGGGCGCGCCGAAAGCGCTGATCGAATCGGAGATCGGTTGCGACGTGATCGAGGTCTACGGTCCGGAGCCGGCCGTGCTGCGCGACGAACTCGCGCCCGATGCCAAGCACACCGAAATTAGCGGCGAGACGCTCTTTTGCTATGTCGACGACCCGGCGCCCATCCACGCCAGACTGCGCCATCGTTCGGACCTGCGTTATCTGCATCGCCCGGCGAATCTCGAGGACGTGTTTCTGCGGCTCACGGGCCGCGAGATGCAAGACTGA
- a CDS encoding sulfate/molybdate ABC transporter ATP-binding protein, translated as MGITVSNLQKRFGDFTALDNVSLDFPPGELVALLGPSGCGKTTLLRVIAGLEYADAGQVVLQGQDVGEVGARERQVGFVFQHYALFRHMTVFENVAFGLRVKPRNERPSEAVIREKVHELLKLVQLDWLAQRYPSELSGGQRQRIALARALAVEPKVLLLDEPFGALDAKVRKELRSWLRRLHDDLHISTIFVTHDQEEALEVADRIVVMNHGHVEQVGSPQDVYDHPQTAFVYEFLGAANRLRGRVESSGFVADGAAQAITVQAGFEGPALAYVRPHDLLLHRQDSAGAEHRDGIVVDVRRVVTLGGSVRVELESRTGGALEAELDRDAWRALGVAVGEGVTAVPRGLRVFPAHGA; from the coding sequence ATGGGCATTACCGTCAGCAATCTGCAAAAGCGCTTCGGCGACTTCACCGCGCTCGACAACGTGTCGCTCGACTTTCCGCCGGGCGAACTCGTCGCGCTGCTCGGGCCTTCGGGCTGCGGCAAGACCACGCTGTTGCGCGTGATCGCCGGCCTCGAATACGCCGACGCGGGCCAGGTCGTGCTGCAAGGCCAGGACGTGGGCGAAGTGGGCGCGCGCGAGCGTCAGGTCGGGTTCGTGTTCCAGCATTACGCGCTGTTCCGTCACATGACGGTGTTCGAGAACGTGGCGTTCGGCCTGCGCGTGAAGCCGCGCAACGAGCGGCCTTCGGAAGCCGTGATCCGCGAAAAGGTGCATGAACTGCTCAAGCTCGTGCAACTCGACTGGCTCGCGCAGCGCTATCCGTCCGAACTCTCGGGCGGCCAGCGTCAGCGTATCGCGCTGGCGCGCGCGCTGGCCGTGGAGCCGAAAGTGCTGCTGCTCGACGAGCCGTTCGGCGCGCTCGACGCCAAGGTGCGCAAGGAACTGCGTTCGTGGCTGCGCCGCCTGCACGACGATCTGCATATTTCGACGATCTTCGTTACGCACGATCAGGAAGAAGCGCTCGAAGTGGCCGACCGCATCGTCGTGATGAATCACGGGCACGTGGAGCAGGTGGGCAGCCCGCAGGATGTCTACGATCACCCGCAAACGGCGTTCGTCTACGAATTCCTCGGCGCGGCGAACCGGCTGCGCGGGCGCGTGGAGTCGAGCGGTTTCGTCGCCGATGGCGCGGCGCAGGCGATCACGGTGCAGGCGGGCTTCGAAGGTCCGGCGCTCGCCTATGTGCGTCCGCACGATCTCCTGCTGCATCGTCAGGACTCGGCGGGCGCGGAGCATCGCGACGGCATCGTCGTGGACGTACGGCGCGTGGTGACGCTCGGCGGCTCGGTGCGCGTGGAACTCGAAAGCCGCACGGGCGGCGCGCTCGAAGCCGAACTCGACCGCGACGCGTGGCGCGCGCTCGGCGTGGCCGTGGGCGAGGGCGTGACGGCCGTGCCGCGCGGTCTGCGCGTGTTTCCGGCGCACGGCGCCTGA